A region of Rhodamnia argentea isolate NSW1041297 chromosome 9, ASM2092103v1, whole genome shotgun sequence DNA encodes the following proteins:
- the LOC115744342 gene encoding transducin beta-like protein 2: protein MDSAVAIVVSSLLVGAAIALIFFGNYFRKRRSEVVSIAKADLQPHPKNPSKPPQPASKKIHAKSHAHGADKDKHKRHHHLDLNTLKGHGDSVTGLCFASDGQSLATACADGVVRVFKLDDASNKSFKFLRINLPAGGHPTAVAFGDDVSSVIVASQNLSGCSLYMYGEEKPKNSDSDKQQTKLPMPEIKWEHPKVHEQRAILTLSGATANYDNGDRSTIIVSCSEGTDIIIWHAKTGKILGNVDTNQLKNTMSAISPNGRFIAAAAFTADVKVWEIVYSKDGSVKGVTKVMQLKGHKSAVTWLCFSPNSEQIVTASKDGSIRIWNINVRYHLDEDPKTLKVFPIPLHDSGGATLHYDRLSLSPDGKLLAATHGSMLQWLCIETGKVLDTAEKAHDGDITCMSWAPQSIQTGDRRVDVLATASVDKKVKLWAAPALQTS from the exons ATGGATTCCGCCGTCGCGATCGTGGTGTCGTCGCTCCTGGTCGGAGCTGCGATCGCTCTCATTTTCTTCGGCAATTACTTCCGCAAGCGAAGATCCGAGGTTGTGTCCATTGCCAAAGCGGACCTCCAACCACATCCCAAGAACCCGTCGAAGCCTCCTCAGCCCGCCTCCAAGAAGATTCACGCCAAGTCCCACGCTCATGGCGCTGATAAG GATAAACACAAGAGGCATCATCATTTGGATCTGAATACTTTAAAAGGTCATGGCGATTCAGTCACAGGGCTATGTTTTGCTTCTGATGGACAAAGTTTGGCAACAG CTTGTGCTGATGGTGTTGTAAGGGTGTTCAAGTTGGATGATGCATCAAACAAAAGTTTTAA ATTTCTGAGGATTAACTTGCCTGCTGGAGGCCATCCAACTGCTGTTGCATTTGGTGATGATGTATCATCGGTAATTGTGGCATCTCAAAATTTGTCTGGTTGTTCTCTGTATATGTATGGAGAAGAGAAGCCTAAAAATTCAGACAGCGATAAGCAGCAGACTAAGCTACCTATGCCTGAAATCAAGTGGGAGCATCCCAAAGTTCACGAGCAGAGAGCAATATTGACCCTTTCTGGGGCTACTGCAAATTATGACAACGGCGATAGGAGTACAATAATTGTATCTTGTTCAGAAG GAACTGACATCATAATTTGGCATGCAAAAACTGGGAAGATATTGGGGAATGTCGATacaaatcaattgaagaacACTATGTCTGCTATCTCACCCAATGGCCGTTTTATTGCTGCTGCAGCTTTTACCGCCGATGTTAAG GTCTGGGAGAttgtttattcaaaagatggtTCTGTGAAGGGAGTTACAAAAGTCATGCAGCTTAAGGGACACAAG AGTGCAGTGACTTGGTTATGCTTCTCTCCAAACTCAGAACAAATAGTTACAGCATCAAAGGATGGCTCTATAAGAATTTGGAATATCAATG TTCGATATCACCTTGATGAGGATCCAAAGACTTTAAAGGTGTTTCCAATCCCATTGCACGATTCAGGTGGTGCTACTTTACACTATGATCGCCTCAGTCTATCCCCTGATGGAAAGTTACTGGCAGCAACCCATGGTTCAATGTTGCAATGGCTGTGCATTGAAACTGGAAAGGTTTTGGATACAGCTGAAAAAGCTCATGATG GTGACATCACATGCATGTCCTGGGCACCACAGAGTATTCAAACAG gtgaTAGAAGGGTTGATGTTTTGGCGACTGCCAGTGTTGATAAAAAAGTGAAGCTTTGGGCAGCCCCAGCACTCCAAACCTCATAG
- the LOC115744347 gene encoding glutathione S-transferase zeta class-like isoform X1, translated as MDMDTHNQSSCSWRVRFALNLKGISYEYKAVDLRKEEQYTAEFEKLNPMYFVPVLVDGDTMVSDSFAILLYLEEKYPQKALLPRDLRLKALNLQAASIISSSVQPLQMLNLLKYIEEKAGPEERLSWARYVIERGFQALEKLLENVATRYATGDEVCLADVFLAPQIGASTLRFQIDMVKFPTLRRIHESYKTLPEYTASLPESQPDATI; from the exons ATGGACATGGATACCCACAACCAG AGCTCTTGTTCTTGGCGCGTGCGCTTCGCGCTGAACCTTAAAG GGATCTCATATGAGTATAAAGCAGTCGATCTCAGGAAAGAAGAGCAATATACTGCTG aatttgagaagttaaatcCTATGTACTTCGTTCCAGTATTGGTCGATGGAGATACCATGGTTTCAgattcttttgcaattttgctG TATTTGGAAGAAAAGTATCCTCAGAAGGCTTTGTTACCTCGCGATCTTCGATTGAAAGCTCTTAACCTCcag GCTGCAAGTATAATCAGCTCGAGCGTACAACCTCTTCAGATGCTGAATCTGCTG AAGTACATTGAAGAGAAAGCTGGCCCTGAAGAGAGGCTATCATGGGCTCGATATGTAATAGAGAGAGGTTTCCAAG CTCTCGAGAAGTTGCTAGAAAATGTTGCGACCAGATATGCCACTGGGGATGAAGTCTGCTTG GCTGATGTGTTTTTGGCCCCACAAATAGGTGCTTCTACCTTGAGATTTCAAATTGACATG GTCAAGTTCCCTACTTTGAGGAGGATACATGAATCTTACAAGACTTTGCCGGAATACACAGCATCATTACCGGAAAGTCAACCTGATGCCACGATCTGA
- the LOC115744420 gene encoding LOB domain-containing protein 18-like, translating to MSSNPGSSNSGSGGVASTVAGGGPCGACKFLRRRCIPGCVFAPYFDSEQGAAHFAAVHKVFGASNASKLLLNIPAHRRPDAVVAICYEAQARLRDPVYGCVAHIFALQQQVMNLQAELSYLQAHLGPLELPTQSPPSLLPMQLPVPPHSLSIADLPIPFASLSMPAPYDVSSPFDPTTHPSPWAAGTLLRRTVDPRQFSGGSSLPSTMGEGDGDLRALTSELLGTQCPPQLPDDSPLPSTSEKD from the exons ATGAGCTCGAACCCAGGCTCCAGCAACTCCGGCAGCGGCGGGGTCGCCAGCACTGTCGCCGGCGGTGGACCGTGCGGGGCATGCAAGTTCTTGAGGAGGAGGTGCATCCCGGGATGTGTGTTCGCCCCCTACTTCGATTCGGAGCAAGGAGCGGCTCACTTCGCGGCGGTTCACAAAGTTTTCGGGGCGAGCAACGCTTCGAAGCTGCTGCTGAACATCCCAGCCCACAGGCGGCCCGATGCCGTGGTGGCGATCTGCTACGAGGCGCAAGCCCGCCTTCGAGACCCTGTCTATGGGTGCGTTGCCCACATCTTTGCTCTCCAGCAACAG GTGATGAACCTTCAAGCCGAGCTTTCATATCTACAAGCCCATCTCGGACCACTAGAGCTACCGACGCAATCGCCACCATCCCTTCTTCCAATGCAGTTGCCGGTCCCCCCTCATTCTCTCTCTATAGCTGACCTTCCAATTCCGTTTGCCTCGCTATCCATGCCTGCCCCATACGATGTATCATCACCTTTTGATCCAACGACACATCCATCTCCATGGGCTGCCGGCACGCTGCTGCGGAGGACAGTTGATCCACGTCAATTCAGTGGCGGTAGCTCATTACCGAGCACAATGGGCGAAGGGGATGGTGATCTTAGAGCATTGACAAGCGAACTTCTCGGCACACAATGCCCTCCCCAACTGCCTGATGATTCACCACTGCCGAGCACCTCTGAAAAAGACTAA
- the LOC115744343 gene encoding probable protein S-acyltransferase 14, whose product MHRSGAAMAWNVFKFCTALRGLGSIMILLVLGVVGVTYYAVVVANYGPALLDGGVESLTALVILVLFHGLLVMLLWSYFSVVFTDPGSVPPNWRPSIDEERGESDPLTLPDLSGLQSDPSNQRIRYCRKCNHFKPPRCHHCSVCGRCILKMDHHCVWVVNCVGALNYKYFLLFLFYTFLETSVVTLALLPYFIAFFTEGEIPGTPGTLATTFLSFVLNLAFALSVLGFLILHISLVAANTTTIEAYEKKTTPKWRYDLGRKRNFEQVFGTDKLYWFIPAYLEEDRKRIPSLHGLDYPVRPEFDSEAF is encoded by the exons ATGCACAGATCTGGGGCTGCCATGGCGTGGAACGTGTTCAAGTTCTGCACGGCCCTCCGAGGCCTGGGCTCCATCATGATCCTGCTGGTGCTTGGCGTCGTGGGCGTCACCTACTACGCCGTCGTCGTGGCCAACTACGGTCCTGCTCTGCTCGACGGTGGCGTTGAGTCGTTGACCGCTCTGGTCATCTTGGTTTTGTTCCACGGCCTC TTGGTGATGCTGTTGTGGAGTTACTTCTCGGTTGTGTTCACCGACCCGGGTAGTGTTCCGCCTAATTGGAGGCCTAGTATTGATGAGGAGAGAGGGGAGTCTGATCCGCTTACTTTACCTGATTTGAGTGGTTTGCAATCTGATCCATCCAATCAAAGAATCCGTTATTGTCGAAAGTGCAACCATTTCAAGCCACCTCGCTGTCATCATTGTTCTGTTT GTGGAAGGTGTATACTCAAAATGGATCATCATTGTGTTTGGGTTGTCAACTGTGTTGGAGCATTGAATTACaaatatttccttctttttttg TTCTATACCTTCCTTGAGACAAGTGTCGTTACTTTAGCCTTACTTCCATACTTCATAGCATTCTTTACTGAGGGAGAGATACCTGGAACCCCAGGCACTCTTGCGACGACATTTCTATCTTTTG TTTTGAATTTGGCATTCGCATTGAGCGTATTGGGCTTCCTGATCTTGCATATATCTTTGGTTGCTGCTAACACCACCACAATCGAG GCTTATGAGAAGAAGACCACTCCCAAATGGCGTTATGACCTTGGACGGAAAAGAAATTTCGAGCAG GTGTTTGGAACAGATAAATTATACTGGTTCATTCCAGCTTATCTGGAGGAAGATAGGAAGCGAATTCCATCTCTGCATGGTCTTGACTACCCAGTGAGACCCGAATTCGATTCAGAAGCATTCTAG
- the LOC115744341 gene encoding pentatricopeptide repeat-containing protein At2g45350, chloroplastic — protein sequence MFLFSNPNQPWNSIQPTLAHLRNCKTPHDVNQIHARLITTGLIRSASLTSKLILVLCSSPDPPVAEFARRVFFAHRAFSRRGNGEDPFLWNAILKSYSHGEEPERALPVFRLMVENGILGDKFSFSLVFKACSRLGSLKEGLQVHGLLRKLEMASDLYLQNCLMGWYLRCGCLDDARHVFGRMAARDSVSYNCMIDGYVKCGMIDSARELFDSMPIEEKNLISWNSMLSGYSQLEDGLIPARKLFEEMPERDLISWNTMIHAYVRCGKMGDAHGLFNAMPEMDVVTWANMIDGYAKIGHVDIARDFFSEIPERDVVACNAMMAGYAENGLHAEALEIFYSMKRERNLSPDITTLLIVLSAIAQLGQLNEGIAVHRYITDIGFSLRGNLGVALIDMYSKCGSIQNAKSVFDVLPEKNVDHWNAIIGGLAIHGLGECAFGMLMEMERLSVKPDDITFIGVLHACGHSGLVKEGLICFELMRRVYKINPRIKHYGCMVDILCRAGYLNEAKKFIEEMPIERNDVIRRTLLSACKIQENYNIGLSVASSLFRQASCNSTSYILLSHMCAGLGLWKQARSVREVMKERRIPKLPGCSWIELNGIVHEFSVDDRSHSQVAEIYSILGSPLISNSEVTC from the coding sequence ATGTTCCTCTTTTCAAACCCGAATCAGCCGTGGAACTCGATACAGCCCACGCTCGCTCACCTCCGGAACTGCAAGACACCCCACGACGTGAACCAAATCCACGCGAGGCTGATCACGACCGGTCTCATCCGTAGCGCTTCCCTCACCTCCAAGCTCATCCTCGTCCTGTGCTCTTCCCCGGACCCTCCGGTAGCCGAGTTTGCTCGCCGCGTCTTCTTCGCCCACCGCGCCTTCTCGCGTCGTGGGAACGGGGAAGACCCTTTTCTTTGGAACGCGATCCTCAAGTCCTACTCCCATGGAGAAGAGCCCGAGAGAGCATTGCCCGTGTTTCGTTTGATGGTCGAGAACGGGATTTTGGGGGACAAGTTCTCGTTCTCTTTGGTCTTCAAAGCGTGTTCGCGGTTGGGTTCGTTGAAGGAAGGGCTGCAGGTTCACGGGCTGTTGAGGAAGCTAGAAATGGCGTCGGATTTGTACTTGCAGAATTGCTTGATGGGGTGGTATTTACGGTGTGGATGTCTGGACGATGCTCGCCATGTGTTTGGTAGAATGGCTGCCCGAGATTCCGTGTCTTACAATTGCATGATAGATGGTTACGTTAAGTGTGGGATGATTGATTCGGCGCGTGAATTGTTCGACTCGATGCCAATCGAGGAGAAGAATCTAATTTCTTGGAACTCCATGTTGAGTGGTTATTCACAATTAGAAGATGGACTTATCCCTGCGCGGAAGCTTTTTGAGGAAATGCCTGAGAGGGACTTGATTTCATGGAACACTATGATTCATGCGTATGTCAGGTGTGGGAAAATGGGAGATGCTCATGGACTGTTTAATGCGATGCCTGAAATGGACGTGGTCACTTGGGCTAATATGATAGATGGCTATGCCAAGATAGGACATGTGGATATTGCGAGAGATTTCTTTTCTGAAATACCCGAAAGAGATGTTGTCGCTTGCAATGCAATGATGGCTGGATACGCTGAAAATGGTCTCCATGCAGAAGCTTTGGAGATTTTCTATTCAATGAAGAGGGAGAGGAATTTGTCGCCTGATATTACCACTTTATTAATTGTACTTTCCGCTATTGCTCAATTAGGACAGCTTAATGAAGGAATTGCAGTGCATCGCTATATCACAGATATCGGTTTCTCGTTACGTGGAAACCTTGGTGTTGCTCTAATAGATATGTACTCAAAATGTGGGTCCATACAGAATGCAAAGTCAGTGTTTGACGTATTGCCTGAAAAAAATGTGGATCACTGGAATGCAATTATAGGTGGATTGGCTATTCATGGTCTAGGAGAATGTGCTTTTGGTATGTTGATGGAGATGGAAAGACTCTCTGTGAAACCAGATGATATCACGTTCATTGGAGTGTTGCACGCGTGCGGCCATTCCGGCTTGGTGAAGGAAGGTCTTATTTGTTTTGAGCTTATGAGAAGAGTTTACAAGATCAATCCAAGAATTAAACACTATGGTTGCATGGTTGACATCCTCTGTCGGGCAGGTTATTTAAATGAGGCAAAGAAATTCATCGAAGAAATGCCTATCGAGCGAAATGACGTTATTCGGAGGACCCTGCTTAGTGCTTGTAAGATTCAAGAGAACTACAATATTGGGCTGTCAGTTGCTAGTTCTCTATTTAGGCAGGCTTCATGCAATTCAACTTCTTATATTCTTCTCTCTCACATGTGTGCGGGTCTTGGCCTGTGGAAGCAGGCTAGAAGTGTTAGAGAAGTAATGAAAGAGAGGAGAATCCCGAAACTTCCGGGATGCAGTTGGATTGAACTCAACGGAATCGTTCATGAGTTTTCTGTGGATGATAGGTCCCATTCCCAAGTTGCGGAGATTTATTCAATATTGGGCAGTCCATTGATTTCCAATTCAGAAGTAACTTGCTAG
- the LOC115744439 gene encoding protein cornichon homolog 4-like encodes MGQLLSWFFAFLLLSLVLCLVGYQIVCLTNLEMDYINQYDVAARINKVVLPEFVSQGVLCFVYLVTGRWFMLMLSLPYLCYDIRLWRRNRYLIDVTEIYNDLRREKNLRLFKLYYLILLVVIAIFWMIWSHGDSMH; translated from the exons ATGGGTCAACTGCTTTCATGGTTctttgcctttcttcttctttctttggttcTCTGCTTGGTCGGCTATCAG ATCGTTTGCTTGACGAACTTGGAAATGGATTACATCAACCAATACGACGTGGCGGCTCGGATCAACAAGGTCGTCTTGCCCGAGTTCGTGTCCCAAGGAGTCTTATGCTTCGTTTATCTCGTGACGGGCCGCTGGTTTATGCTCATGCTGTCCCTTCCATACCTATGTTACGACATCAGATT GTGGAGGCGGAACCGGTACTTGATCGACGTGACGGAGATATATAACGACCTAAGACGGGAAAAGAATCTACGGCTTTTCAAGCTCTACTATCTCATCCTACTAGTGGTCATTGCCATATTCTG GATGATCTGGAGCCATGGAGATAGTATGCATTGA
- the LOC115744347 gene encoding glutathione S-transferase zeta class-like isoform X2 yields MDMDTHNQSSCSWRVRFALNLKGISYEYKAVDLRKEEQYTAEFEKLNPMYFVPVLVDGDTMVSDSFAILLAASIISSSVQPLQMLNLLKYIEEKAGPEERLSWARYVIERGFQALEKLLENVATRYATGDEVCLADVFLAPQIGASTLRFQIDMVKFPTLRRIHESYKTLPEYTASLPESQPDATI; encoded by the exons ATGGACATGGATACCCACAACCAG AGCTCTTGTTCTTGGCGCGTGCGCTTCGCGCTGAACCTTAAAG GGATCTCATATGAGTATAAAGCAGTCGATCTCAGGAAAGAAGAGCAATATACTGCTG aatttgagaagttaaatcCTATGTACTTCGTTCCAGTATTGGTCGATGGAGATACCATGGTTTCAgattcttttgcaattttgctG GCTGCAAGTATAATCAGCTCGAGCGTACAACCTCTTCAGATGCTGAATCTGCTG AAGTACATTGAAGAGAAAGCTGGCCCTGAAGAGAGGCTATCATGGGCTCGATATGTAATAGAGAGAGGTTTCCAAG CTCTCGAGAAGTTGCTAGAAAATGTTGCGACCAGATATGCCACTGGGGATGAAGTCTGCTTG GCTGATGTGTTTTTGGCCCCACAAATAGGTGCTTCTACCTTGAGATTTCAAATTGACATG GTCAAGTTCCCTACTTTGAGGAGGATACATGAATCTTACAAGACTTTGCCGGAATACACAGCATCATTACCGGAAAGTCAACCTGATGCCACGATCTGA
- the LOC115744423 gene encoding uncharacterized protein LOC115744423, whose translation MNPNKVEDDLFHHHHHHHLGPPPLLPQSPPSIPHPDPPDEPTFSLPEIVLFRTSDSDSPSPSSDNEDSVSQPSSSAAVPAQGGDKNSHHALACISPEPHISSQFYTFNAESHSLMIQCILEQRLATPAEIRAATPCTVLKSWRAVWKDRNEDTAYLTAWKRIQEKLAAHVDPGSGNKFLYFKNNSQQFVSHINQWQDIVMSFHGDADLKHLGLKETIERIKQVWTVGAKFYGIPESFIRVCVAACQVCNSSLPGSAIRSKRRRFEYTESFDVPAKEVPSRLQQLAKKHKVVLCIRQKYIRYKPFMAEVKDYACHRAGEPATKRSRMLKREPYVSKRCGCGFRIRAIVPIMNYNEKDKTFVYQEEGMAVFKLYAVHSGHEPGPLDGNARIMHRVVGHKNGLLMDQDTVYGVSEEMENDGYGLTGKDDGDLQLSVLQQLQELKNELGLLEGRIYKLPQELLGSVSHELFDIANRVRRIGEERPKSIGLISDKPHSDDVLVCDNDMAHWGDPHSEQLYGGGKDTELIDDDEDSFERTLGDVVSWEQIRTDCTSQKDLMAEPCKPEKWLKCSDFDDKGILDCEDTKLSKPIRHDEGIVGDESLVGIHVDSFYQENAKWYDSPCGLDSGADCGDSGFRHEEIV comes from the coding sequence ATGAATCCGAACAAAGTAGAAGACGACCttttccaccaccaccaccaccaccacctggGCCCCCCTCCTCTGTTGCCCCAATCTCCACCTTCCATCCCCCACCCCGATCCCCCCGACGAACCCACCTTCTCTCTCCCCGAGATCGTCCTCTTCCGCACCTCCGACTCCGACTCCCCCTCCCCTTCTTCCGATAACGAGGACTCCGTCTCCcaaccctcctcctccgccgccgtccCCGCCCAGGGCGGCGACAAGAATTCCCACCATGCCCTCGCGTGCATTAGCCCCGAGCCCCACATCTCCTCCCAATTCTACACCTTCAACGCCGAGTCCCACTCCCTCATGATCCAGTGCATCCTCGAGCAACGCCTGGCGACCCCCGCCGAGATTCGTGCCGCTACGCCCTGCACCGTTCTCAAGTCCTGGCGCGCTGTGTGGAAAGACCGGAACGAGGACACCGCCTACCTGACCGCGTGGAAGCGCATCCAGGAGAAGCTCGCCGCTCATGTCGACCCCGGCTCCGGTAATAAGTTCTTGTACTTCAAGAATAATTCCCAGCAGTTCGTTTCACATATCAATCAGTGGCAGGATATTGTTATGAGTTTCCATGGGGATGCTGATTTGAAACATTTGGGGCTGAAGGAAACCATAGAGAGGATTAAGCAGGTGTGGACCGTGGGTGCCAAATTTTATGGGATCCCCGAGAGTTTCATTAGGGTTTGTGTTGCAGCATGCCAGGTGTGTAATAGCTCGTTGCCTGGGTCCGCAATTAGGAGCAAGCGTCGTAGGTTTGAGTATACAGAGTCGTTTGATGTGCCTGCGAAGGAAGTGCCCAGTAGGTTGCAGCAGCTGGCAAAGAAGCATAAGGTTGTGCTTTGCATTAGGCAGAAGTATATTAGGTATAAGCCATTCATGGCTGAAGTAAAGGATTATGCTTGTCACCGGGCAGGGGAGCCCGCGACGAAGAGGTCGAGGATGTTGAAGAGGGAGCCTTATGTGTCAAAAAGATGTGGTTGTGGTTTTCGTATTAGGGCAATTGTTCCCATTATGAATTATAATGAGAAGGATAAGACTTTTGTGTATCAGGAGGAGGGTATGGCGGTGTTTAAGTTGTATGCAGTGCATTCGGGCCATGAACCGGGACCATTGGATGGAAACGCAAGGATCATGCACCGTGTTGTTGGGCACAAGAATGGGCTTTTAATGGATCAGGACACTGTTTATGGGGTGAGTGAGGAGATGGAGAATGATGGGTATGGGTTGACTGGGAAGGATGATGGAGATTTGCAGCTTTCAGTTTTGCAGCAGTTACAGGAACTCAAGAACGAGCTTGGGTTGTTGGAAGGAAGAATTTATAAACTGCCTCAAGAGCTATTGGGTTCGGTATCTCACGAACTGTTTGATATTGCCAATAGAGTTAGAAGAATAGGCGAAGAAAGACCAAAGTCTATTGGGTTAATTTCAGACAAGCCACATTCAGATGATGTGCTGGTGTGTGACAATGACATGGCTCACTGGGGTGATCCCCACTCTGAACAATTATATGGGGGTGGAAAGGACACAGAATTgatagatgatgatgaagacagTTTTGAGCGAACTCTTGGGGATGTTGTCTCTTGGGAGCAGATAAGGACAGACTGTACTAGTCAAAAGGATCTGATGGCTGAGCCTTGTAAGCCTGAGAAGTGGTTGAAGTGCAGTGACTTCGATGATAAGGGCATACTTGATTGCGAGGATACCAAACTAAGTAAGCCCATAAGACATGATGAAGGTATTGTTGGAGATGAAAGCCTTGTTGGTATACATGTCGATAGCTTTTACCAAGAAAATGCTAAATGGTATGATTCTCCTTGTGGGTTGGACTCTGGTGCAGATTGTGGGGATAGTGGATTTAGGCATGAAGAGATTGTGTAG